Part of the Arthrobacter sp. MMS18-M83 genome is shown below.
TGAAGACGTATCGCCGGATCATCTCTCCCTTATACGGCCAGGTGTGCCGATTCTTCCCATCCTGCTCGGCTTATGCCCTCGAAGCGGTGACGGTACATGGTGCCGTCAAAGGGAGTTGGCTCGCAGCGCGACGCCTTGCGCGTTGCCACCCCTGGAACCCCGGCGGCGTGGACCACGTCCCCGCCGGACATCGTCACTGGCCCGAAGGCCAGACGCCCACAATTGTTGTACTGAACAACCCGGACCAGTTCCTGGCTGTGCGGTCTGATGAAGACGGTCGCCGCACAGCGGCCTGAGGAAATAGGGAAAACGTATGGACATCTTTGGAACAATTCTGGCCCCATTCAAGTGGCTTGTGTCCGCGATCATGCTCGGGTTCCACGACGGCCTGAGCTTCATTGGCCTGCCCGCGGCGAATGGTTGGACGTGGACGCTGTCCATCATCGGCTTGGTGCTGGTGATCCGCGCTGCTCTTATCCCTGTGTTCGTCAAGCAAATCAAGGCACAGCGGGGCATGCAGCTTCTTCAGCCCGATCTGAAGAAGATGCAGGCGAAGTACAAGGGCAAGACTGACCAGCTCTCGCGCCAGGCGATGGCTCAGGAACAGATGGCGCTGTACAAGAAGCACGGCACCAACCCGTTCTCCGCGTGTTTGCCCATGCTGATCCAGATGCCGTTCTTCTTCGCGCTGTTCCAAGTGCTTTCCGGCATCAGTGCTGCTAAGGAAGCTGGCCAGGGCATCGGTGCTCTGAGCCATGAGCAAGTGGTCCAGTTCGACCAGTCCAGCATCTTCGGGGCGCCCCTGTCCGCGACGCTCCTTCACGGCACACCTGCGGGTGGCGACGTTGTGGCGGTGTGGGTCCTGTCGATTGTGATGATTCTCGCCATGACGGCTTCGCAGTTCATCACACAGAAGCAGATCATGGCCAAGAACATGTCCGAAGAGGCCATGGCCAGCCCGTTCATGCGTCAGCAGAAGATGATGCTCTACATCCTGCCGGTCGTCTTCGGTGTGGGTGGCATCAACTTCCCGATTGGTGTGCTCATCTACTGGACCACTACCAACCTGTGGACTATGGGCCAGCAGTTCTTTGTCATCCGCCGCATGCCGACGCCGGGATCCCCCGCAGCCAAGGCACTTGCTGAGCGTCGCGCCGCCAAGGGCCTGCCGTCTATCCCGCTCCTGGGCGCGAAGAAGGACGCCGACGTCGCTGCCGAAGTGGCCGCCGTCGAACTCAGGGCACAGCGCATCCAGCCACAACGTAAGAACAGGAAGAAGAAGTAATGTCTGTTGAAAGCACCGAAGAGGCAACGGCCGCTGGGGCCACCGAGGAACTGGCAGAGGCCACGGTAGAAACTGCCGCTGAGGACGAGTCCACCGGAACTAGCTCTTCCGTGAGCCGCCTTGAGGAAGAGGGCGACGTCGCCGCAGACTACCTCGAGGAACTCCTGGACATTGCCGACATCGACGGCGACATCGACATCGAGATCCGCAATGGCCGTACTTACATCTCCATCGCGGCCGAAGACGATTCCGCGGGTCTTGAGAGCCTTGTAGGCCGCGACGGTGAAGTGCTCGAGGCCCTTCAGGAGCTCGCTCGCCTCTCTGTACTGTCCGCAACCGAGAATCGATCGCG
Proteins encoded:
- the yidC gene encoding membrane protein insertase YidC: MDIFGTILAPFKWLVSAIMLGFHDGLSFIGLPAANGWTWTLSIIGLVLVIRAALIPVFVKQIKAQRGMQLLQPDLKKMQAKYKGKTDQLSRQAMAQEQMALYKKHGTNPFSACLPMLIQMPFFFALFQVLSGISAAKEAGQGIGALSHEQVVQFDQSSIFGAPLSATLLHGTPAGGDVVAVWVLSIVMILAMTASQFITQKQIMAKNMSEEAMASPFMRQQKMMLYILPVVFGVGGINFPIGVLIYWTTTNLWTMGQQFFVIRRMPTPGSPAAKALAERRAAKGLPSIPLLGAKKDADVAAEVAAVELRAQRIQPQRKNRKKK
- the yidD gene encoding membrane protein insertion efficiency factor YidD gives rise to the protein MHELSSAVVRFFRVSPRILGTFLWELPRNVLIILLKTYRRIISPLYGQVCRFFPSCSAYALEAVTVHGAVKGSWLAARRLARCHPWNPGGVDHVPAGHRHWPEGQTPTIVVLNNPDQFLAVRSDEDGRRTAA
- a CDS encoding Jag family protein, encoding MSVESTEEATAAGATEELAEATVETAAEDESTGTSSSVSRLEEEGDVAADYLEELLDIADIDGDIDIEIRNGRTYISIAAEDDSAGLESLVGRDGEVLEALQELARLSVLSATENRSRLVLDINGYRKERAGDLQQIAEDAVAKVKEIGASVALEPMSAYERKIVHDAVADLGFVSESEGEGAGRHIVVSAD